The DNA region GGCGGCCCTCGTCGGGCAGGGCGTACACGAACCCGCCCGCGTTGTTCACGACCTGATGGGCGTCCAGACGTTCGGTCTGGGGGCGGGAGGTGCGGGTGATGGCGTTCAGCAGGTTCTTCATGGGTTCGGCCCTCCTTGTCAGGGCGATCTATGACGCGCGGTGGCGTCTGGTGATTCAGGCAGGACTTGAACCTGCACCCTCCGCCTTCGCCGGGCGGCGCTCCTCCAACCGAGCTGCTGAATCAGGAAAGGCTCCCGGGACCACGGGGCCGGACCACTTCACGGCGCGTGAAGGGCACGTCCCGGCAAGCCGGGAGCCTGAAACTTTGGGGGAAGTGCTGGGACTTGAACCCGGTCCTCCGCGGCCACAGCGCGGCGTGCACACCGATACACCACACCTCCCACGTGCCGTCCGTTTCCTCCCCGGCGGGGCGGACGCCCCGGACGTGTCCCGGTCTGCGCCACCCCTGCGGGATGGCAGTCTGGTCGTGTGGCTCCGGGGGAAGGAATCGAACCTTCGGCATTCCGCTTAACAGGCGGACACTCTGCCACTGAGTTACCCCGGAAGAAGGCAGGAACGGGCGGGAATCGAACCCGCGACCTCTCGATTCACAGTCGGTCAGCCTTGCCTTCGGCCCGGACGGGCAAGGTGGAGCAAGGCATAGTGCTCTGCCACTGAGCTACCGTTCCAGATGTGGGGGACGGGCAGGATTCGAACCTGCGAGTCTTTCGACGAATGTTCCCAAGTAACCTTCACCGGTCGGCCCAGACTTGCGTGCCGGGCAAGGTGTTGGGGAAGGAAACGCCCCAAAGGAGCGACATTTGCGTTTGACCAACTCCGCCACCGTCCCCACGGTGACCTGCTGAGGTGTTGAGTGAAGGGCTGGCGGGGCGGGATTCGAACCCGCGACCTACTGATTAAGAGAACCTTTCACTGTCGGCCCGCGGTCCTGCGTGGACTCGGGCAAGGGGGCATGAAAGGAGCCGTCCCTACGGACAGTCAATTGCTCTCCCAGCTGAGCTACCCGCCAGACGGGTGGTGCGGTGGGCGCCCGCTCAGGCGCCCGGAAGCGGTTCAGCGCTGCGCGCCGTGCGGTCCTGCGTGTGGGTGTGGGCGCAGCGCATCAGCACGCGACGCTCCAGGACCGGCCGGCAGATTTCGCCAGAGGAACGGGGGCCGCCACTCCTGTCCGGCTCGCCTGATGTTCTTCAGTTGGAGGGGCTGAGCGGGAACGGGGATAGGAAGTGTCGCGGTCATACGGTTACCTCTCGGAAGTGAAGTGATGCAGGGGTGGGCGGCTGGAATCGAACCAGTGTCACCAGGGAACCCTGGGCGATCGGCCCGGACACCGGGCAAGGAAATGCCGAGGGGTTGAGACGCCCACCCTGCAGGCCCCGCGGAGGGGCTGGAACTCCGGGCCGGACTCGAACCGGCACTGACATGCACCTGAGGCATGGTCCTCTGCCTGATTGGGATACCGGAGCGTGGAGCAGATGAGTGGAGTTGCACCACTGTCCTCCCGCTGGCAGCGGGAAATCCTGACTGCTGGACGACATCTGCAAAGGGGGCTGGACAAGGGATGAAGTTCGGATCGGGAGTTGAACCCGGACCCGCAAGAGCGGGTCATCGCCAGAGATCACCGAAGCCTCTTCGGCCCAGCCGGGGAAAGAGAAGGGAAGCAGGGCAAGGGTGCGGAAACGAGCCGGGCCACTTCCATGCCGGGAATCGAACCCGGAGCAACTCACGCTGCTTCCGCCCAATACTTGGTGAAGTAACCGTTTCCTTTCGGCCCTGCGGTGACCGCCTGCGCGTTCACCTGCCAGAAGGTTACGGGCCACGGAAGGAAACGAACATTCGCCGGGTGGCGGAGGGCGGCCGTAAGCCAGCCCGACGGTCAGCCTGCGCCGTTTGGCGGACACGTCAGCGCGAGACGATCAGCGTCACCAGGTCCTCCTCATCGAAGACCTGCCCTGCGAGATCCCGCACAGGAACGCGCACAGGCTCTGCTGATGTGAGAAAATCCCAGCCGGTACAGAGGGTAACCTCGACGTGTTCCCGCAGGACGACTTCAATCAGGTTCTGCAGCGCCGTCATTTCCGACCTCCACTGCCGGACCTCATCGTCCAGTGGTTCCAGATAGGCGAGGCCTTCAAATCCGCAGCCGCAGCCTTTCGATGACGCCACCTCATAGAGGCCCCCGTGAGGAAGGGCACGGACCAGGTGGGGAATCCAGGCTGGGTCCGGCCGCCACAGGCGCACGCCCGGAGGTTCGTAGTGGGCCAGCAGGTCAGGACCCAGCGGCCGGGGGGTCAGCAGGTACATGCTGCGGCACATGGTGGCAGGGTAAGGCAAAGCCCCCGCGCGGAGCGGGGGCCGTTCGTGCCTGGGTTTACCGCAGGCGGGCCTGAATCCAGCCCGCGAGGTCGCTGATCTTCACGCGGTCCTGTTTGAGGGTGTCGCGGTCGCGGACGGTGACGGTGTCCACGAGGCTGGGGTCCTCGCCCTTGCCGACGGTGTCGAAGTCCACGGTGACGCAGAAGGGCGTGCCGACCTCGTCGTGGCGGCGGTAGGCCTTGCCGATGTTGCCGCTGTCCTCGTACAGCACGCGGCCCAGGCCGAGGCCCTGGAGTTCGGCCTTGATGGCCTTGGCGACGCTGGTGATCTCCTCCTTGTTGCGGGCGAGGGGAATCACGGCGACCTTGATGGGCGCGAGGTGGGGTTTGAGCTTGAGCACGATGCGTTCCGAGCCGTTCTCCAGGGTTTCCTTGGTGAACGCCTCGCTGAGGACGGCCAGCATGGCGCGGTCCACGCCGGCGGACGGTTCGATCACGAACGGCACCACGGGTTTGTTCGTGTCGGGGTGAGGAATGGTCAGCTTGGCGACGCTGTCGCTGTTCTCCTCGACTTTCGCCACGAGACCCAGTTCGCCCTGCGCCTTGGTGTGGCTGCCGAGGTCGTAGTCGCTGCGGTTGGCGATGCCCTCGATTTCCTCATGGCCGAGGGTGGGGTAGTCGTACATGAGGTCGTAGGTGCGTTTGCTGTAGTGCGCGAGGTCCTCCCCGGGCACGTCGAGGATCTCGATCTTGCTGCGGGGCACGCCCTGGTCCTCCCACCACTTCAGGCGTTTTTCGAGCCAGTGTTCGTGCCACTGTTCGTCGGTGCCGGGCACGCAGAAGAATTCGATTTCCATCTGTTCGAGTTCCCGCACGCGGAAGATGAAGTTGCGGGGAGTGATCTCGTTGCGGAAGGCCTTGCCGATCTGGGCGATGCCGAACGGCAGGCGGCGGCTGGTGCTGTCCACGACGTTCTTGAAGTTCGTGAAGATGCCCTGCGCGGTTTCGGGGCGCAGGTAGCCGTAGCTGTCGTCATCGGCGACGGGGCCGATGGTGGTCTTGAACATCATGTTGAAGGGCTTGGGTTCGGTCCACTCGCCGATCTCGCCGCTGAAGGGGTCGCGCACGCCCGCGTCGCGCAGCGCCTGCGAGGCCTGGGCGGGGCTGGCGTTCAGGGCGGCGACCACGGCGGGGAAGTTCGCGGGGTCCGCGCCCATCAGTTCCGCGACCCTGGCCTGCACGTCGGCTTTCTGGTCCTTGACGAGGTGGTCGAGGCGGTAGCGTTTGTTGTTCTTCTTGTTGTCGACCATAGGGTCGCTGAAGGTGGCTTCGTGGCCGCTGTGGCGCAGGACCATGCGGTGCATGATGATGCTGGCGTCCAGGCCTTCCATGTCGTCGCGTTCGTAGACGTTGCTGCGCCACCACGCGGCCTTGATGTTGTTCTTCAGTTCCACGCCGAGGGGGCCGTAATCGTAGAAGCCTTGCAGGCCGCCGTAGATCTCGGATCCCTGGAAGATGAAGCCGCGGCGTTTGCACAGGCTGACGAGTTCTTCCATCGATGTTGCGGGCATACCGTCTCTCCTTTGAGCCCTCAAGGAACGTCCCCAGACGCGGCCTTTTCCGGCTCGTCTGGGGACGCAGACAGTGCTACGCGGTTCCACCCCAGTTCCGGTCACCGCGTTCCGCGGTCAGACCGGCACTTTTGTCTTGTCAGCTCCCCGCTGCCCTTCCCGCGCTTCCGAACCCCGCCCGACTCTCACCGTCTCGGGCTCGCTCCTGGGTGATGCGCGCGGTACTCCTGCGGATCAACGCCAGTGTACAGTCTGCGCCGGGCGGCGGGGGGCGGTCAAGAAACCCGGCTGCACAGCCCTACCGGGCGTTGAAGAACACGAGGTCCAGCGGGGGCGGGGTGTGACCCAGCAGGCGGATCAGCTGCACGAGGTGGGCGGTGTGCCGCACCTCGTGCTGCATGACGTGCCACAGCACCTCGTCGGCGGAGACAGTTTCCGGGGCGTCGTCCAGGGCCCAGACGCGGTGCCCGGCGAGGGCCAGGGCGTCCAGGTCCGGCCAGCGGCGCAGGGTGTCGGCCTCGACGGCCTCCCAGTAAGTCAGGAGCGCGTCCAGGGGTTCGGTGTGGTGATGCCAGTACTCGTCGGCGCTGCGGGGCTCGGGCCGGCCGAGCGATTCGGCGACCAGGGGCGCGCCGAGCAGGTCGCCGCGGAACCAGCCGTCCTCGACCACGGCGATGTGCGCCACGAGGTCCTTGATGCAGCGCGCTCCGGGGGACGGCAGGAGGGGCCGGGAGAGTTCCTCGTCGGTCAGGGTGCGCAGCGCGGCCCACAGGGTGCGGCGGGCGCGGGACAGGTAGTCGTAGAAGTCGCGGGCGTGCATGCCCCCACGCTACGGGCGATTCCCGTCAGGGGGTGTCGGGAATGCCCTGGGTGAAGGTCGCCGCGGGCGCGCTCATCCCGCCCGGGGTGGTCGTGCGCTGTGATACCCGTATGCCCACGCGGATCGACGGTCAGAGAGTCCTTGCCATCGTGCTGGCCGGGGGGCGCGGCAGCCGCCTGTCGCCGCTCACGGACGAGCGGGCCAAGCCGGCCGTGCCGTTCCTGGGCACGTACCGCCTGATTGATTTCACGCTGAGCAACCTGGTGAACAGCGGCGTGCAGGACGTGTGGGTGATCGAGCAGTACCTGCCGCACGGCCTGAACGATCACCTCTCGGGCGGGCGGCCCTGGGACCTGGACCGCACGCGGGGTGGGCTGGTGGTGCTGCCGCCTTTCGCCAGCCCGGAGAAGGAGGACGGGGAGTTCGCGCAGGGGAACGCGCACGCGCTGGCGCAGCACGCGCACCTGATCCGGGAGTTCGCGCCGGACGTGGTGCTGGTCCTGAGCGCCGATCACGTGTACCGCCTGGATTACGCGCAGGTGATCCGCGCGCACGTGGAGCGCGGCGCGGCCGTGACGATGGTGACGACCGAGGTGGACCGGGCCGAGGCGGGCCGGTTCGGGAACGTGCAGGCGGACGCGGCGGGCCGCGTGACGGCCTTCGCGTACAAACCGGACACGCCGCTGGGGCGCACCGTGACCGCTGAGGTGTTCGCGTACGACACCCGGGCGCTGCTGCGCACCCTGACGGAGGTGCAGCGCGCCGCGCGCGAACAGGGCCGGGAACTCGGGGATTACGGCGAGGAACTGCTGCCCGCGCTGGTGAAAGGCGGGAATGCCTGGGCCTTTCCGCTGCGCGGGTACTGGCGGGACGTGGGCACGGTGGAGGCGTACTTCGCGGCGCACCGCGACTTTCTGGATGGCCGGGGCTTTCCGCTGCACGACGACCGCTGGCCGTTCGTGACGGCCAGCACCACCCGCCCGCCCACCGAGGTCCGGCCGGGCGCGGCCGTGAGTGGGGCGCTGCTGTGCGGCGGCGCGGTGATCGCCGGGGAGGTCACGCGCAGCGTCGTCGCGCCGAACGCCGTGGTGGAGCGCGGCGCGGTGGTGCGGGACAGCATTCTTCAGCCGGGCGCGGTGGTGCGGGCGGGGGCGGTGGTCACGCGGGCCATTGTGGACCACGGGGCGACCGTCGGCGCGAAGGCAAGCGTGGGCCGGGCGCGCGGAAAGCTCACGGTGATCGGCGCGGGCGCGACCGTGCAACCGGGCGCGGTGATCGGGCCTGGCCTGCACGTCCCGCGCCGCCGCACCGTGAAGGCCGGGCAGGAAGACCGCGTGGCGCGTCCACCGGGTGAGGACGAGCAGGGCTGACGGGAAGCTGCCGGCGCTCACGGCCGCGTGACCCGGCTGCCCTTATCCTGTGCGGATGCCTGCTGCTTCACCCGCTGTACCTGTGTCCACCCACCCTGACTTCGACCTGGAAAAAGAGCACCTGGCGGGCACGGTCGCGGCGATGCTGCGGCAGATCGAGTTC from Deinococcus ficus includes:
- a CDS encoding DinB family protein — translated: MHARDFYDYLSRARRTLWAALRTLTDEELSRPLLPSPGARCIKDLVAHIAVVEDGWFRGDLLGAPLVAESLGRPEPRSADEYWHHHTEPLDALLTYWEAVEADTLRRWPDLDALALAGHRVWALDDAPETVSADEVLWHVMQHEVRHTAHLVQLIRLLGHTPPPLDLVFFNAR
- a CDS encoding glucose-1-phosphate adenylyltransferase family protein; translated protein: MPTRIDGQRVLAIVLAGGRGSRLSPLTDERAKPAVPFLGTYRLIDFTLSNLVNSGVQDVWVIEQYLPHGLNDHLSGGRPWDLDRTRGGLVVLPPFASPEKEDGEFAQGNAHALAQHAHLIREFAPDVVLVLSADHVYRLDYAQVIRAHVERGAAVTMVTTEVDRAEAGRFGNVQADAAGRVTAFAYKPDTPLGRTVTAEVFAYDTRALLRTLTEVQRAAREQGRELGDYGEELLPALVKGGNAWAFPLRGYWRDVGTVEAYFAAHRDFLDGRGFPLHDDRWPFVTASTTRPPTEVRPGAAVSGALLCGGAVIAGEVTRSVVAPNAVVERGAVVRDSILQPGAVVRAGAVVTRAIVDHGATVGAKASVGRARGKLTVIGAGATVQPGAVIGPGLHVPRRRTVKAGQEDRVARPPGEDEQG
- a CDS encoding glycine--tRNA ligase; this translates as MPATSMEELVSLCKRRGFIFQGSEIYGGLQGFYDYGPLGVELKNNIKAAWWRSNVYERDDMEGLDASIIMHRMVLRHSGHEATFSDPMVDNKKNNKRYRLDHLVKDQKADVQARVAELMGADPANFPAVVAALNASPAQASQALRDAGVRDPFSGEIGEWTEPKPFNMMFKTTIGPVADDDSYGYLRPETAQGIFTNFKNVVDSTSRRLPFGIAQIGKAFRNEITPRNFIFRVRELEQMEIEFFCVPGTDEQWHEHWLEKRLKWWEDQGVPRSKIEILDVPGEDLAHYSKRTYDLMYDYPTLGHEEIEGIANRSDYDLGSHTKAQGELGLVAKVEENSDSVAKLTIPHPDTNKPVVPFVIEPSAGVDRAMLAVLSEAFTKETLENGSERIVLKLKPHLAPIKVAVIPLARNKEEITSVAKAIKAELQGLGLGRVLYEDSGNIGKAYRRHDEVGTPFCVTVDFDTVGKGEDPSLVDTVTVRDRDTLKQDRVKISDLAGWIQARLR